Proteins encoded in a region of the Onychostoma macrolepis isolate SWU-2019 chromosome 20, ASM1243209v1, whole genome shotgun sequence genome:
- the LOC131527059 gene encoding E3 ubiquitin-protein ligase TRIM39-like — MSSNDPLTEELQCSICLDVFTEPVMTPCGHSFCKTCLNKCWDNSQTCSCPYCKETFNTRPDLKINTTFQVVIDHYKKKIHVLCDICEEGKLKALKSCLVCQSSYCETHLEPHLRVTGLKKHKLMDPVSNLEDYICQKHERPLELFCRDKRTSVCLSCTDGYYTFNTISLQAVLSTNNMKTQDVQNMIRDKTKKIQEIKNSAEVRKRNSEEEKVARAEVFTDLIRSIERCQTEMQYKMERQQKAAEKQEDELIEKLEQEIAELKIRNNVLERLSHTEDHLHLLQIYSSLCSPRNTRYWPEIRLKTQESVETLRTALTQLQDTLHQKLKKTVLRKMQQNAVNVILDPDTAYPYLILSDDGKQVAHGDIIQKLPNSPKSFERYPCVLGKVGFSSRRFYFEVEVKGNTDWTLGVARESIDRKERMKLCPGTGCWAVNLSDGNEYKALYGRPVSLDLKVTPQQVGVFVDYEDGLVSFHDVESGSHIYSFTAQHFTDKLYPFFCPNLNNEGKNSSPLIIKRVYR; from the exons ATGTCATCCAATGATCCACTGACTGAGGAGCTTCAGTGCTCTATATGTCTGGATGTGTTCACTGAACCAGTCATGACTCCATGTGGACACAGCTTCTGCAAGACCTGTCTGAATAAGTGCTGGGACAACAGCCAGACCTGCAGCTGTCCATACTGTAAAGAAACATTCAACACAAGACCTGACCTCAAAATTAATACCACATTCCAAGTGGTTATAGATCactataaaaagaaaatacatgtTCTGTGTGACATCTGTGAGGAAGGAAAGCTGAAAGCCCTGAAGTCGTGTCTGGTGTGTCAGAGCTCTTATTGTGAAACTCACCTGGAGCCTCATTTGAGAGTGACAGGTTTGAAGAAACACAAACTGATGGATCCTGTGAGTAATCTGGAGGACTATATATGTCAGAAACATGAGAGACCTCTGGAGCTGTTCTGTAGAGATAAGCGGACATCCGTGTGTCTGTCCTGCACTGATGGCTATTACACCTTCAACACTATTTCTTTACAAGCGGTACTAAGTACTAACaatatgaaaaca CAAGATGTGCAGAACATGATCCGggacaaaacaaagaaaattcaAGAAATCAAAAACTCAGCGGAAGTCAGAAAA AGAAACTCAGAGGAGGAGAAAGTGGCCCGTGCTGAGGTCTTCACTGATCTCATCCGCTCCATTGAGAGATGTCAGACTGAAATGCAATATAAAATGGAGAGGCAGCAGAAAGCAGCAGAGAAACAGGAGGACGAGCTGATTGAAAAGCTGGAGCAGGAGATCGCTGAGCTAAAAATAAGAAACAATGTGCTAGAGCGGCTCTCTCACACTGAAGATCACCTCCACCTCCTACAG ATTTACTCATCCCTGTGCAGCCCTAGAAACACCAGATACTGGCCTGAGATCAGACTGAAGACTCAAGAGAGTGTGGAGACTTTGAGGACAGCTTTGACTCAACTGCAGGACACTCTACATCAGAAACTCAAGAAAACTG TGCTGAGGAAGATGCAGCAGAATGCAG TGAATGTGATTCTGGATCCTGATACAGCTTATCCGTATCTCATCCTGTCTGATGATGGAAAACAAGTGGCACATGGCGACATTATACAGAAACTCCCAAACAGCCCAAAGAGTTTTGAGAGATATCCCTGCGTCCTGGGTAAGGTGGGATTCTCCTCAAGGAGGTTTTATTTTGAGGTGGAGGTGAAGGGAAATACTGACTGGACTTTAGGAGTGGCCAGAGAATCCATCGACAGGAAGGAAAGGATGAAACTATGTCCTGGTACTGGATGCTGGGCTGTGAATCTGAGCGATGGAAATGAATATAAGGCTCTTTACGGTCGTCCTGTCTCTCTGGATCTGAAAGTGACGCCGCAGCAGGTCGGTGTGTTTGTGGATTATGAGGACGGTCTGGTGTCCTTTCATGATGTGGAGTCCGGCTCTCATATCTACTCTTTCACTGCTCAGCATTTCACTGACAAACTCTATCCATTTTTTTGCCCAAATCTAAACAATGAAGGTAAAAACTCAAGCCCACTGATCATCAAACGTGTCTATAGATGA